A region of Salvia splendens isolate huo1 chromosome 17, SspV2, whole genome shotgun sequence DNA encodes the following proteins:
- the LOC121775137 gene encoding MADS-box protein SVP-like: protein MAREKIQIKKIDNVTARQVTFSKRRRGLFKKAEELSVLCDADVALIIFSSTGKLFEYASSSMKEILGRHNLHAKNLNKLEQPSLELQLVEDSNHARLNKEVADRTNQLRRMRGEDLHGLTIQELQQLEKALELGLSRVIDKKGEKIMNEISQLQEKGMQLLEENKRLQLQVIDLTNNGARRVAITAESDTIMYEEGQSSESFTNAGNSFGPPQDYDSSDTSLKLGLPYNG from the exons ATGGCAAGAGAGAAGATTCAAATCAAGAAAATCGACAACGTGACGGCAAGGCAGGTCACCTTCTCCAAGAGAAGAAGAGGCCTTTTCAAGAAGGCTGAAGAGCTCTCAGTCCTCTGCGACGCCGACGTCgccctcatcatcttctctTCTACCGGAAAGCTCTTTGAGTATGCTAGCTCCAG TATGAAGGAGATACTCGGAAGGCATAATTTACACGCCAAAAACCTTAACAAATTGGAGCAGCCTTCCCTCGAGCTGCAG CTAGTAGAGGATAGCAACCATGCCAGACTAAACAAAGAAGTGGCTGACAGAACCAATCAGCTTAG GCGCATGAGAGGTGAAGATCTTCATGGATTAACTATTCAAGAGCTGCAGCAGCTGGAGAAGGCACTTGAACTTGGCCTAAGCCGCGTCATTGATAAGAAG GGTGAGAAAATCATGAATGAGATCAGTCAACTTCAAGAAAAG GGAATGCAGCTCTTGGAAGAAAACAAACGACTACAGCTGCAG GTGATAGATTTAACAAATAATGGGGCAAGGAGAGTGGCGATAACTGCAGAGTCAGATACTATAATGTACGAGGAAGGGCAGTCGTCTGAGTCTTTCACGAACGCTGGAAACTCCTTCGGCCCTCCACAAGATTATGACAGCTCGGATACATCCCTTAAGCTTGG GCTGCCTTACAATGGGTGA